The following are encoded together in the Drosophila takahashii strain IR98-3 E-12201 chromosome X, DtakHiC1v2, whole genome shotgun sequence genome:
- the LOC108055753 gene encoding protein SCAR produces MAPPPPPLSTTNLNPQQLTAAPPPPPTGQNIAPSGAFPGSLTPGWNDPPPLSADALTSNANNRRPRLDLRKRVAHPLDGKSSGGPPPPLDAGSPRPVAMVPPQRQIPQPDPQLGGPADAGGFAGGGGGGIGGPNAVRLPPLAQAIGIDPAKVPVAMVPPRQK; encoded by the exons ATggcaccaccaccgccgcctctGTCCACCACGAACCTCAACCCACAGCAGCTGACTGCCgctccgccgccaccgccaaCGGGGCAAAATATAGCGCCATCGGGCGCCTTTCCAG GCTCACTAACACCCGGCTGGAACGATCCGCCGCCGCTTTCGGCCGACGCCCTGACCAGCAACGCCAACAACCGACGTCCTCGCCTCGATCTCCGCAAGCGCGTGGCCCATCCGCTGGACGGCAAGTCGTCCGGtgggcctcctcctccgctggACGCCGGCTCACCGCGTCCCGTGGCCATGGTGCCGCCCCAGCGCCAGATTCCGCAACCCGATCCGCAGCTGGGCGGCCCGGCGGATGCGGGAGGATTCgccggtggaggaggaggaggaatcgGAGGACCGAATGCCGTGCGCCTGCCGCCGTTGGCCCAAGCGATCGGCATCGATCCCGCCAAGGTGCCGGTGGCCATGGTGCCGCCCAGGCAGAAATAG